ACCAGTAATTAGTGGAACATGATAATATGGTAGGTAATACATAGAAGCTAGGAGATGGACATGGCAAACTATTTACCAGTAATCAATACGAATTTTACTTTGTTTGGTGGGCATGCTGAGACGGTGCCCGTTGGTTGGAGTTGGAAAACGGAAGAGCACCCAGCGTTTGAATTAATTTATGTTTTAGCAGGTGAACAACGGACAATTAGCGATACGAATGAATTTTTTATTTGTGCCGGGCAGATGATTTTGATTCCAATTGGTATTCGCCACACTAATTATCAGGTGGGGAGTGAAAAATTAAAATATTTCACGATGCACTTCAACTTGGAATCACCGGAGCTAAAATATTTATTGATTAGTGGTTATGCTAATCGCATTATCACAACGGAAACCGCAGGGCATGCAGCATTAGTTGCGCAACTTGATACCATTGTGGCGATGATTCAAGCTGACTATCAATTGTTTGATTATCTGAATTTACAGGCGAGCGTTTTGGATGTTATCTTAACTTTGACCAAGGCATTGCAAAATGATAAAGCTTTGAAAGTCAGTCAAGGCGAGATTAATCAGTTTATGCTGTGGCAAACATTGGCGAGCGATATCAAAGATAAATTAGATTATCAAATTTATCATGCGAACCATGCCACTAAGATTGCTATCGCAGAGGTGGTTGAAGCCCATCACATTAGTCAAAGTTACGCCTTGAAGTTATTTAAAAAGTTTACGGCTAAAAGTCCTCAAGCTTATTTGATTGATTTGAAATTGGCGACTGCCAAACAGCTATTGTTGCAACCCAATATGTTGATTAGCGAGGTGGCGGAGAAGCTGGCATATTCCTCGCCAAGTCACTTTACACGAGAATTCACTAAGAATATTGGTATGTCACCAAGGCAATATATTGTAGCTGGTAGTGTTGATGAAAACTAAATTTGTACGAATTAAGGATAGTTCAGAATGAATTATCCTATTTTTTGTGGCGTTTTTTAATGGCATAATATATCTTGTAAGCGGTTACAAAGAAACGAAAAACAAAGAAATATAACGCAATGACACGGTTTGTTGTGAAAAACATACCGCGTGATGCAATGAATTAGCTAACCGTAAAAATAAACAAGCAAACAACTTAAAACGAATAAATAACAGACAAATGAGGAGCAAGTATGTCATACACAATTCAAAATCCAATTATTCCAGGTTACGCACCAGATCCATCAATTATTCGCGTCGACCATGATTACTACATCGCCACGTCAACTTTTCACTTGAATCCAGCGATTAGTATTTACCACTCAACCGACTTAGCTAACTGGGAAATGGTTGATCATGGTTTGAAAAATCATGAAGTTGATCTCCGGGGTACTAATACACCGGCTGGTATCTGGGCACCACATCTATCTTACGATGTGGCCACTAAAAAGTTTTGGTTGGCATATTCACACATGTTGAACATGGAAGGTCGTGAATTTAACGCCGATAACTACGCAATTTCAGCGGATAGTATTCATGGTCCCTGGAGTGAACCAGTTTTCTTAGGTGCAATTGGGTTTGATCCATCGCTCTTCCATGATGAAGACGGGCGCCATTACATGACAATTTTGGAATGGGAAACACGTGATGGATATCAACACCCAGGACACATTGTCATCCAAGAAATGGATTTGGCTAATAATCAATTTATCGGTGAGGCAGTACGTGTAACGCAAGGTTTTACAACGCGCGGTTGTGCCGAAGCACCCCAAATTTACAAGCGCGATGGTTATTATTACTTGGTGCTTGCTGCTGGTGGGACGGGGTATGCCCACGGAGTTGAAATGGGTCGCTCAAAAAATATCTTTGGCCCATACGAAGCTAACCCAACAAATGAACCAATTATCACGTCAGCACCGCAACATATTTATAGCTTAGGTGATCCTGATGCCGGACACTTTGAAGCATATAACCCACATTCAATCATGCAAAAATCAGGCCATGGTTCGATTGTTCAGACGCATACTGGCGAATGGTATATTGCGCATTTGATGTCACGACCATTGCCAGGCACGACTTTGAACCCATTAGGACGCGAAACGGCTATCCAAAAAATGACCTGGAATGATGCTGGTTGGTTGCAAATGGCCGATGGTTCAAATTTAGCAAAAATGACAGCTCCCGGAATGACAGGCGTCGAAGCTGGTGAAACAGCAGGGCATTCATTCGAGGATCAGTTTGAAAATGAAACTTATAATGTCCGTTTCACAACGCCCTACCGTGAGCAAAATACAAAATGGGTCAATACAAGCGAAAATCAAGGACATTTGCGAATCCATGGTGAAAACTCATTCTTTTCACGCATGAATCCAGCCATTATGGCAGTTGCAGCTTCAGCATTTGAATTTGAGCTTGAAACGCAACTTGAATTCCACCCAGAACACTACTCACAAAGTGCGGGGATGAACATGTATTACGATGCTTCAAACTGGTTATATGCCCGCTTGTATCACTCA
This is a stretch of genomic DNA from Periweissella cryptocerci. It encodes these proteins:
- a CDS encoding helix-turn-helix transcriptional regulator, whose product is MANYLPVINTNFTLFGGHAETVPVGWSWKTEEHPAFELIYVLAGEQRTISDTNEFFICAGQMILIPIGIRHTNYQVGSEKLKYFTMHFNLESPELKYLLISGYANRIITTETAGHAALVAQLDTIVAMIQADYQLFDYLNLQASVLDVILTLTKALQNDKALKVSQGEINQFMLWQTLASDIKDKLDYQIYHANHATKIAIAEVVEAHHISQSYALKLFKKFTAKSPQAYLIDLKLATAKQLLLQPNMLISEVAEKLAYSSPSHFTREFTKNIGMSPRQYIVAGSVDEN
- a CDS encoding family 43 glycosylhydrolase: MSYTIQNPIIPGYAPDPSIIRVDHDYYIATSTFHLNPAISIYHSTDLANWEMVDHGLKNHEVDLRGTNTPAGIWAPHLSYDVATKKFWLAYSHMLNMEGREFNADNYAISADSIHGPWSEPVFLGAIGFDPSLFHDEDGRHYMTILEWETRDGYQHPGHIVIQEMDLANNQFIGEAVRVTQGFTTRGCAEAPQIYKRDGYYYLVLAAGGTGYAHGVEMGRSKNIFGPYEANPTNEPIITSAPQHIYSLGDPDAGHFEAYNPHSIMQKSGHGSIVQTHTGEWYIAHLMSRPLPGTTLNPLGRETAIQKMTWNDAGWLQMADGSNLAKMTAPGMTGVEAGETAGHSFEDQFENETYNVRFTTPYREQNTKWVNTSENQGHLRIHGENSFFSRMNPAIMAVAASAFEFELETQLEFHPEHYSQSAGMNMYYDASNWLYARLYHSESLGGTTLGILQAKQGERIEFIHDKVFIPNGVVALKFVTTFGKTKIYYQIENQAWKQVGPEFNTAYLSDEGVGGSEGEIGGFTGLLCGIGAVDAYRHESYADFDFFKMTNK